The Pseudooceanicola algae genome has a window encoding:
- a CDS encoding NAD/NADP-dependent octopine/nopaline dehydrogenase family protein — MKIAILGGGNGSLAAAGDFSLAGHEVRLWRRGAADVAEHATFDDTITLRDADGTHKGKMALVTNDIAAALDGAELIFCPIPATAHDDLAPVLAPHLKPGQVIYLPPGTLGTMILAHAARDAGTLAGVAFAETGTLPWLVRKHGFAEVVISTRAVRLPTGVYPVALREAALKTIDAAFPGVIEPCEDVLSAALMNAGPIIHPPLILMNAGPLEHFEAWDIHNEGTQASVRAVTDMLDAERVAVREAFGYGAPHFPLADHYHDDGEMWMYDRKSRANLTDSGDWREKIDLHAHRYMMEDTRLGLSLICSMAKVAGVDVPLSRGLLAIGGAINGVDFMQDGRTLADVGLGGLSLEDLKAAAEGPSA, encoded by the coding sequence ATGAAGATCGCTATTCTTGGGGGCGGCAACGGATCGCTGGCAGCTGCGGGGGATTTTTCCCTTGCGGGGCACGAGGTACGGCTGTGGCGGCGCGGCGCGGCAGATGTGGCGGAACACGCCACCTTTGACGACACGATCACCCTGCGCGACGCCGACGGGACCCATAAGGGCAAAATGGCGCTGGTCACCAATGATATTGCCGCCGCGCTGGACGGGGCCGAGCTGATCTTCTGTCCAATTCCCGCCACGGCGCATGACGACCTTGCCCCCGTGCTGGCGCCGCATCTGAAACCCGGTCAGGTGATCTATCTGCCGCCGGGGACCCTGGGCACCATGATCCTGGCGCATGCGGCGCGGGACGCCGGGACGCTGGCGGGCGTGGCCTTTGCCGAAACCGGCACGCTGCCCTGGCTGGTGCGCAAGCATGGCTTTGCCGAAGTGGTGATTTCCACCCGGGCCGTCCGCCTGCCGACCGGCGTTTACCCGGTCGCGCTGCGGGAGGCCGCGCTGAAAACCATCGACGCGGCCTTTCCCGGTGTGATCGAACCCTGCGAAGATGTGCTGTCGGCGGCTCTCATGAACGCAGGCCCGATCATCCACCCGCCGCTGATCCTGATGAATGCCGGCCCTCTGGAGCATTTCGAGGCCTGGGATATCCATAACGAGGGCACGCAGGCTTCGGTGCGCGCTGTGACGGATATGCTGGATGCCGAACGTGTCGCCGTCCGCGAGGCTTTCGGTTACGGCGCGCCGCACTTTCCGCTGGCCGACCACTATCACGACGACGGCGAGATGTGGATGTATGACCGCAAGAGCCGTGCCAACCTGACCGACAGCGGCGACTGGCGGGAAAAGATCGACCTGCACGCGCATCGCTACATGATGGAGGACACGCGCCTGGGCCTGTCCCTGATCTGTTCGATGGCCAAAGTCGCAGGCGTCGATGTGCCCTTGTCGCGCGGCCTGCTGGCCATCGGCGGCGCGATCAACGGCGTCGATTTCATGCAGGACGGGCGGACGCTGGCCGACGTCGGCCTTGGCGGGCTGTCGCTGGAGGACCTGAAAGCCGCCGCCGAAGGTCCCTCCGCATGA
- a CDS encoding TRAP transporter large permease, whose amino-acid sequence MTWVGATALLLGGLLTLMFLAMPVAIAFLVINVAGVLLFMGGLNGIDQLIANSTDSITSFALVPVPLFTIMGELLFHTGLAVKLFDALDMCFGRIKGRLSYLTVAGGTLFATLSGSSMANTAMLGSTLMPDMLRRGYKPHLIMGPIIATGGVAMIIPPSSLAVLLGSLARIDVGALLVAGLIPGLVLMAMFVAMIRLQIAIDPDAAPTYAVERHSLGQILRALAINVAPMSLVVFCVIGLILLGWATPTESAAFGALSVAILAAAYGKLTREALTKAMMGTLRVSGMMLLIIIGSTTFSQLLAFSGASAGLISFTTGFDLGHYGILAAMLVVLLVLGMFMDQLSIMMLTLPVFMPLIALYGIDPIWFGVTMLLALEMSLATPPFGLLLFVMAGVAPKGTTLGQIARSVLPYLGCTLVLILLLAVFPGLATWLPGLMD is encoded by the coding sequence ATGACCTGGGTCGGGGCCACCGCCCTGTTGCTGGGTGGCTTGCTGACGCTGATGTTCCTCGCCATGCCGGTCGCCATTGCCTTCCTGGTGATCAACGTCGCGGGCGTCCTGCTGTTCATGGGCGGCCTGAACGGCATTGATCAGCTGATCGCCAACTCGACCGATTCCATCACCTCCTTCGCTCTGGTGCCGGTGCCGCTTTTCACCATCATGGGCGAGCTGCTGTTTCACACCGGCTTGGCGGTAAAGCTGTTCGACGCGCTCGACATGTGCTTTGGCCGCATCAAGGGGCGGCTCAGCTATCTGACCGTCGCGGGTGGCACCTTGTTCGCCACGCTGTCGGGGTCCTCCATGGCCAATACGGCGATGCTCGGGTCGACCCTGATGCCCGATATGCTGCGCCGGGGGTACAAGCCGCATCTGATCATGGGGCCGATCATCGCCACGGGGGGCGTCGCGATGATCATTCCGCCGTCGTCGCTGGCCGTGTTGCTCGGCTCTCTGGCGCGCATCGACGTGGGCGCCCTGCTGGTCGCGGGGCTGATACCGGGGCTGGTGCTGATGGCGATGTTCGTTGCCATGATCCGGCTGCAGATCGCGATCGACCCCGACGCGGCGCCGACCTATGCGGTCGAACGGCATTCTCTGGGGCAGATCCTGCGCGCGCTCGCCATCAACGTGGCCCCGATGAGCCTTGTTGTCTTCTGTGTCATCGGCCTGATCCTGCTGGGATGGGCGACACCGACGGAATCCGCGGCCTTCGGGGCGCTCTCTGTCGCGATCCTTGCGGCGGCCTATGGCAAGCTGACCCGCGAGGCGCTGACCAAGGCGATGATGGGCACCCTCAGGGTCTCGGGAATGATGTTGCTGATCATCATCGGCTCCACGACCTTTTCCCAGCTTCTGGCGTTTTCGGGGGCCTCTGCCGGGCTGATCAGCTTTACCACCGGCTTCGACCTTGGCCACTACGGGATACTGGCAGCCATGCTGGTGGTGCTGCTGGTGCTGGGCATGTTCATGGACCAGCTGTCGATCATGATGCTGACGCTGCCGGTGTTCATGCCGCTGATCGCGCTTTATGGCATCGACCCGATCTGGTTCGGCGTCACCATGCTGCTGGCGCTTGAGATGAGCCTGGCGACACCCCCCTTCGGCCTGCTGCTGTTCGTCATGGCCGGCGTGGCGCCCAAGGGCACGACACTGGGGCAGATCGCGCGGTCGGTGCTGCCCTATCTTGGCTGCACGCTGGTGCTGATCCTGTTGCTGGCGGTATTTCCGGGCTTGGCGACATGGTTGCCGGGGCTGATGGACTAG
- the dctP gene encoding TRAP transporter substrate-binding protein DctP — protein MIDKTTPRRRSRVSLGMMAAAVAGMMLSGTALRAEEVLKAVSAFPVPMFWTQDFQDFVADVNEKGKGVVSIQMMGGPEVVPSTQQIDAVKRGIIDIQYGPATYHLGSAPEIDALVGSNVTPQEAHEDGGFALMQTILQDRLGVRLLSMAQTGLEFFIWTVDEPKIKEDGGIDLDGMRLRSQPIYASFFEGLGAVPVSAGVPDVYTGLERGTFDGIGWPIAGVTDLSWDKYLKYRIDPGFFNSDLVIVINPDSYADLSDAARAIIDQAAMDYERSSRERLAEVTAETDQKVRDAGIEVITLEGSTGTAYLDSAFGSAWARLKASDTTHYDALRAAFYHETE, from the coding sequence ATGATTGACAAGACCACTCCGCGCCGCCGGTCTCGCGTCAGCCTGGGCATGATGGCAGCCGCCGTCGCCGGTATGATGCTGTCGGGCACCGCCCTGCGTGCCGAAGAAGTGCTGAAAGCCGTCAGTGCCTTTCCCGTGCCGATGTTCTGGACTCAGGATTTTCAGGATTTCGTTGCGGACGTGAATGAAAAGGGCAAGGGCGTCGTCAGCATCCAGATGATGGGCGGCCCCGAGGTCGTCCCCTCGACCCAGCAGATCGACGCGGTGAAACGCGGCATCATCGACATCCAGTATGGCCCGGCAACCTATCACCTCGGCTCGGCACCGGAAATCGACGCGCTGGTCGGCTCCAATGTCACACCGCAGGAAGCACACGAGGATGGCGGGTTCGCACTGATGCAGACCATCCTGCAGGACCGTCTGGGCGTGCGCCTGCTGTCGATGGCGCAGACCGGACTGGAATTCTTTATCTGGACCGTCGACGAGCCGAAGATCAAAGAGGATGGCGGCATCGATCTGGACGGGATGCGCCTGCGCTCGCAACCGATTTATGCCTCGTTCTTCGAAGGGCTGGGCGCGGTTCCCGTTTCGGCAGGGGTACCGGATGTCTATACCGGGCTGGAACGCGGCACCTTCGACGGCATCGGCTGGCCAATCGCCGGCGTCACCGACCTGTCCTGGGACAAGTACCTGAAATACCGCATCGATCCGGGCTTCTTCAACTCGGACCTCGTGATCGTGATCAACCCCGACAGCTATGCCGACCTGTCGGATGCGGCGCGTGCGATCATTGACCAGGCCGCGATGGATTACGAACGCAGTTCCCGCGAGCGCCTGGCCGAGGTCACGGCCGAGACCGACCAGAAGGTGCGCGATGCCGGCATCGAAGTCATCACACTGGAGGGCAGCACAGGCACCGCCTACCTCGACAGCGCCTTCGGAAGCGCATGGGCGCGGCTGAAAGCCTCGGACACCACGCATTACGACGCGTTGCGCGCGGCGTTCTACCACGAGACCGAATGA
- a CDS encoding glycosyltransferase family 2 protein: MHNSTVVTSMKDEAPYIIEWVAYHRALGFDRIVILANDCTDGTHEILSRMNDMGVITYIENKVPLGAKPHSRALKIANQSDEVKSADFVMVLDADEFLVVKQKPHTLDVLIKEMTKRSADMMVIPWRIFGSSKRVNFKDQPVIERFTCSMSVSGLPKAGVKTLFRQSDDTRLAIHFPKPLMKGGKAITDPKKSLWIDAGGKKIDSGKLTWNGGKNKIHRDFAEVAHFMIKSLDEYLLKIFRGDGLMNSNRHGIDYWRNGDHNTESDLIVSDMCPGFEAEYDKLSADPELASLHQQAVAMRLKRVRKILTNPSVKELRDILKRSTQGSLKKSDVKRSRDLVTEMSPPPVPEVIMDGPIPHSTLLSITAPGLADSSDIAHRVFKGARSNATMFSPEKDFAKRPITNLVKGLERAQKGNRTKSLSARWFHNYARALPQDGWPLDEEILVVITRDSPSIMEQFPTYVTRSKSKYVDKNHGGRPPLRKVLSGKETPEDLEALIADGTIEDPRLKLSKYLSAEPKAIVLNLDHPEDVAATLNRIEESKGPSGPVVATLLRGVLSNSLPTETAPSPAPSAEEAVPITPARTRPVKRVTTQPLRMHWFQRNGGNSAGNFGDELGPMVVRHLTNKEVAWAPAGQCDLASIGSILSQVSRAAQKSKRKTPLLIWGSGLIEEDATPLHSSLSVLAVRGKKTRSTLGLDPDMPLGDPGIFASDLVPAAAKKYRWGIVPHYSQRNSSNIRALGRSDDCIIIDPTDSVENVLKKISSCAAIMSSSLHGLIVADSYNIPCLWLNIPSHKSHEFKFADYCSGLGRELFSEVSLEQAENALLLDPPVEPHFVDASIKEQLSKALIL, from the coding sequence ATGCATAATTCCACCGTCGTGACGTCGATGAAAGATGAAGCCCCTTACATCATCGAGTGGGTGGCATACCATCGGGCATTGGGATTCGATCGCATTGTGATCCTGGCCAATGATTGCACCGATGGAACGCATGAGATTCTTTCGCGGATGAATGACATGGGGGTCATCACCTATATAGAGAACAAGGTACCTCTCGGCGCCAAACCCCACTCAAGAGCCCTGAAGATCGCCAATCAGTCGGACGAAGTGAAAAGCGCCGATTTCGTCATGGTGCTGGACGCCGACGAATTCCTGGTCGTGAAGCAGAAACCACATACCCTGGACGTGCTCATCAAGGAAATGACCAAAAGATCCGCGGATATGATGGTCATCCCCTGGCGGATCTTCGGCTCTTCAAAAAGGGTCAATTTCAAGGATCAACCGGTTATCGAGCGGTTTACCTGTTCCATGAGCGTGTCCGGGTTGCCCAAGGCCGGCGTAAAGACGTTATTCCGACAGTCGGATGACACACGTCTCGCCATCCACTTTCCCAAGCCCTTGATGAAGGGGGGGAAAGCAATAACTGACCCCAAAAAGAGCTTGTGGATAGACGCCGGCGGCAAGAAAATTGACTCGGGCAAGCTTACCTGGAACGGCGGCAAGAACAAGATCCATCGCGACTTTGCCGAAGTTGCGCACTTCATGATCAAGAGCCTGGACGAATACCTCCTCAAGATATTCAGAGGAGACGGCCTCATGAATTCCAACCGCCATGGCATAGATTACTGGAGAAACGGCGACCACAATACGGAATCCGACTTGATCGTATCGGATATGTGCCCCGGCTTTGAGGCCGAGTACGATAAACTGTCCGCGGACCCGGAGCTGGCATCCCTGCATCAACAGGCTGTCGCCATGCGCCTCAAGCGTGTCCGGAAGATCCTGACCAACCCCAGCGTGAAAGAATTGCGTGACATCCTGAAGCGCAGCACTCAGGGATCCCTGAAAAAATCCGACGTCAAGAGATCGAGAGATCTCGTTACGGAAATGTCACCGCCGCCAGTCCCTGAAGTCATCATGGACGGTCCCATCCCCCATTCAACGCTACTTAGCATTACCGCCCCGGGATTGGCGGATTCCAGCGACATAGCTCATCGGGTATTCAAGGGTGCTCGCTCGAATGCGACCATGTTTTCTCCCGAAAAGGATTTTGCAAAACGACCAATCACCAATTTGGTAAAGGGGCTGGAAAGAGCTCAGAAAGGCAATCGCACAAAAAGCCTGAGTGCGAGATGGTTTCACAACTATGCCCGCGCCCTTCCTCAAGACGGATGGCCGCTCGATGAGGAAATTCTGGTCGTGATAACCCGCGACAGCCCCTCGATCATGGAGCAGTTTCCAACCTACGTCACTCGTTCGAAATCGAAGTACGTGGACAAAAACCATGGCGGCCGGCCCCCGTTGCGAAAAGTTCTTTCCGGCAAGGAAACACCGGAAGACCTTGAGGCCCTCATTGCCGATGGGACGATTGAAGATCCCCGGTTGAAGCTGTCGAAGTACCTGTCAGCAGAGCCAAAGGCCATCGTATTGAACCTGGATCATCCCGAAGACGTCGCTGCGACACTGAACAGGATCGAAGAAAGCAAGGGGCCTTCGGGTCCGGTCGTCGCAACGCTCCTTCGGGGTGTGCTGTCAAATTCGCTTCCAACCGAAACGGCGCCATCCCCCGCGCCGAGTGCCGAAGAAGCGGTGCCAATTACCCCTGCACGGACCCGGCCAGTCAAACGCGTCACCACACAACCCTTGCGCATGCATTGGTTCCAAAGAAACGGTGGCAACAGCGCGGGCAATTTCGGGGATGAACTGGGACCGATGGTCGTGCGCCACCTGACCAACAAAGAAGTCGCATGGGCTCCCGCCGGTCAGTGCGACCTTGCTTCGATCGGCAGCATCCTCTCTCAGGTTTCCCGCGCGGCGCAGAAATCGAAACGCAAGACCCCTCTCTTGATCTGGGGCAGCGGGCTTATTGAAGAGGATGCGACCCCCCTCCACTCCAGCTTGTCGGTATTGGCTGTCCGCGGGAAAAAGACACGTTCAACCCTGGGCCTTGACCCGGACATGCCGCTCGGAGATCCCGGGATCTTTGCCTCGGACCTGGTCCCTGCGGCCGCGAAAAAGTACCGCTGGGGGATCGTTCCGCATTATTCGCAGCGGAATTCCTCCAACATTCGCGCCCTCGGCCGGTCAGATGACTGCATCATCATCGACCCGACAGACTCGGTCGAGAACGTCCTGAAAAAGATCTCCAGTTGCGCGGCCATCATGTCCTCCAGCCTTCATGGGCTGATCGTCGCGGACAGCTACAACATCCCCTGTCTCTGGCTCAACATTCCCAGCCACAAGTCGCATGAATTCAAGTTCGCCGATTACTGTTCGGGATTGGGCCGGGAACTTTTTTCGGAAGTTTCCCTGGAACAAGCTGAAAACGCCTTGTTGCTGGACCCCCCGGTCGAGCCGCATTTCGTGGACGCTTCCATCAAGGAACAATTGTCGAAGGCACTGATCTTGTGA
- a CDS encoding TRAP transporter small permease, whose protein sequence is MLVRLYDRAILGLAATGALSLFLITLMIVVDVVLRNTGYHPLQSASALSEYAMLFSTMAAAPWLVREGGHVAITAFVAMMPPALRFAIAMATQALAVGILSLLSWRAAVIGVDKAASHTMDMRAITIPAWVLYAMLAVGLGLMALEFLRLLLRRAVYSGSAGA, encoded by the coding sequence ATGCTGGTCAGGCTCTATGACCGCGCCATCCTTGGCCTTGCCGCGACTGGCGCGCTCAGTCTCTTTCTGATCACCCTGATGATCGTCGTCGATGTCGTTTTGCGCAATACCGGCTATCACCCCCTGCAATCCGCAAGCGCACTGTCGGAATATGCAATGTTGTTTTCCACCATGGCCGCCGCGCCATGGCTGGTGCGCGAGGGCGGCCATGTCGCCATCACGGCCTTTGTCGCCATGATGCCGCCGGCCCTGCGCTTTGCCATCGCCATGGCGACCCAGGCCCTGGCGGTCGGCATTCTGTCCCTGCTAAGCTGGCGCGCCGCCGTCATCGGGGTCGACAAGGCAGCAAGTCACACCATGGACATGCGCGCGATCACCATCCCTGCCTGGGTGCTCTATGCGATGCTCGCGGTCGGGCTGGGGCTCATGGCGCTGGAGTTCCTGCGCCTCTTGTTGCGGCGCGCGGTCTATTCCGGCAGCGCGGGGGCCTGA
- a CDS encoding alpha/beta fold hydrolase — MSVYELDLGDEHRITFHENDPTCSKIIVCFAPQGGGMGPVGFGASVCIKNGWNYIYVGKAQQTKFRSLSLETFYDAVARVVDGKDVVSYGSSAGGYAALYYGGAIDARILSACPRNSQHPLHYRPATIKRLGAEKINELKRGFYHTPDLKDCPISKFSPTIVYDERQPKDRKTVEKWVLPAYPDATLINIPNSGHKPLEMLKQAGSLTYLLNSFVAGESIENDRLRFPEGTLNRQLDDGVLAFNASDFTRAGHLLNVEMATLRKKKLFSVYLDSVVQSGAPELVQSLKERVDAGDVMIEALSPRSRSKVNRILG, encoded by the coding sequence ATGAGCGTCTATGAACTTGATCTTGGCGATGAACATCGAATTACATTTCATGAGAACGACCCCACCTGCTCAAAGATCATAGTCTGCTTTGCGCCTCAGGGCGGAGGAATGGGGCCGGTAGGATTCGGTGCCTCCGTTTGCATCAAGAACGGCTGGAATTACATTTATGTAGGCAAGGCTCAGCAAACCAAGTTTCGCTCGCTTTCGCTCGAGACCTTTTACGATGCCGTTGCGCGGGTCGTGGACGGAAAGGACGTTGTTTCCTATGGATCCAGCGCGGGTGGTTATGCCGCGCTTTACTACGGAGGGGCGATTGATGCGCGCATATTGTCGGCCTGCCCGCGCAACAGCCAGCATCCGCTTCACTACCGTCCTGCGACGATCAAGCGGCTGGGAGCTGAGAAGATCAATGAACTGAAACGCGGTTTTTATCATACACCGGATCTGAAGGATTGTCCGATTTCGAAGTTCTCTCCGACAATCGTGTATGATGAACGTCAGCCGAAAGATCGTAAAACGGTCGAGAAGTGGGTGCTTCCTGCCTATCCGGACGCGACCTTGATCAATATCCCGAACTCCGGCCATAAGCCGCTTGAAATGCTGAAGCAGGCAGGAAGTTTGACCTACTTGCTCAACAGCTTTGTTGCCGGTGAGTCGATAGAAAATGATCGCCTTCGCTTTCCCGAAGGAACATTGAACCGTCAGCTGGATGATGGCGTTCTGGCCTTCAATGCGTCCGATTTCACCCGAGCGGGGCACTTGCTGAACGTCGAGATGGCGACCCTGAGGAAGAAAAAGCTGTTTTCCGTATATCTGGATAGCGTGGTGCAATCCGGGGCCCCTGAACTTGTCCAAAGCTTGAAGGAGAGGGTCGATGCGGGCGATGTCATGATCGAGGCGTTGAGCCCTAGGTCGAGGAGCAAGGTGAACAGGATCTTGGGATAG
- a CDS encoding 3-hydroxybutyryl-CoA dehydrogenase, producing MTDPIACLGAGRMGRGIAIVFAYAGHPVSLIDFKQRDAASFAALAEEARTEITATLQMMSRFGMFDTALVPDIAARIQVVPEAEAASALASAAVVFEGFPEVPALKREALARAEGLMAPDAILASTTSTILVDDLSPALARPGQFLNAHWLNPAFLVPLVELSPGAATRPEVTAQLSALLEGIGKVPVTCAASPGYMIPRIQQVAMNEAARMVEEGVASAEDLEKAIRYGFSFRFSVLGLLEFIDWGGGDILFYASEYLSKALENDRYAAPEVIRANMEQGRIGLKTRQGFLNYADMDVDAYREDRLRALAGRLAAEGLMVPPVV from the coding sequence ATGACCGACCCGATTGCCTGTCTTGGCGCGGGTCGCATGGGGCGGGGCATCGCCATCGTCTTTGCCTACGCCGGTCACCCGGTCAGCCTGATCGACTTCAAGCAGCGCGACGCGGCAAGCTTCGCGGCGCTGGCCGAAGAGGCCCGGACCGAAATCACTGCAACGCTGCAGATGATGTCGCGTTTCGGCATGTTCGACACCGCGCTCGTGCCGGACATTGCCGCACGCATCCAGGTCGTGCCCGAAGCAGAGGCGGCCAGCGCGCTGGCATCCGCTGCGGTGGTGTTCGAGGGCTTTCCCGAGGTGCCCGCGCTCAAGCGCGAGGCCCTCGCTCGGGCCGAGGGGCTTATGGCCCCGGATGCGATCCTCGCCTCGACCACTTCGACGATCCTTGTCGATGACCTATCCCCCGCGCTGGCGCGGCCCGGCCAGTTTCTCAACGCCCACTGGCTGAACCCGGCGTTTCTCGTGCCGCTGGTCGAACTGTCGCCCGGTGCCGCCACCCGGCCCGAGGTCACAGCGCAGTTGTCTGCGCTGCTCGAGGGGATCGGCAAGGTGCCCGTCACCTGCGCCGCCAGCCCCGGTTACATGATCCCCCGCATTCAACAGGTGGCGATGAACGAAGCGGCCCGCATGGTCGAGGAAGGCGTCGCCAGCGCCGAGGATCTGGAAAAGGCCATCCGCTACGGATTCAGCTTTCGGTTCTCGGTTCTGGGCCTGCTGGAATTCATCGACTGGGGCGGGGGCGACATCCTGTTTTACGCCAGCGAATACCTGTCGAAAGCGCTGGAGAACGACCGCTACGCCGCCCCCGAGGTGATCCGCGCCAACATGGAACAGGGACGCATCGGTCTAAAGACCCGGCAGGGCTTCCTGAACTACGCCGACATGGACGTCGATGCCTACCGCGAAGATCGCCTGCGCGCCCTGGCCGGACGTCTGGCGGCCGAAGGGTTGATGGTGCCGCCCGTCGTCTGA